Proteins co-encoded in one Ananas comosus cultivar F153 linkage group 15, ASM154086v1, whole genome shotgun sequence genomic window:
- the LOC109721530 gene encoding transcription repressor OFP7-like, whose protein sequence is MAKRFRFRITRAFPSFHSCRSTDGDVAVTHAVIPRSPEIAAEAPADRSEDPRGDFRRSMAEMVVEKEIYDAAGLEQLLRCLLSLNDRRHHRAITTAFGDIWDAVFPSPARLR, encoded by the exons ATGGCCAAGCGGTTCCGTTTCAGGATAACCCGCGCTTTCCCCTCCTTCCACAGCTGCCGCTCCACCGACGGCGACGTCGCCGTTACCCACGCCGTTATCCCCAGATCGCCGGAGATCGCGGCGGAGGCGCCGGCAGAT AGGTCGGAGGACCCACGGGGGGACTTCCGGCGGTCGATGGCGGAGATGGTGGTGGAGAAGGAGATCTACGACGCCGCCGGGCTGGAGCAGCTGCTCCGCTGCTTGCTCTCGCTCAACGACCGCCGCCACCACCGCGCCATCACCACAGCCTTCGGCGACATCTGGGACGCCGTCTTTCCCTCGCCAGCCCGGCTCAGGTGA
- the LOC109721121 gene encoding LOW QUALITY PROTEIN: probable serine acetyltransferase 4 (The sequence of the model RefSeq protein was modified relative to this genomic sequence to represent the inferred CDS: inserted 2 bases in 1 codon) — protein sequence MAACVENCRTKSTFLCWTTAAAAAAAGDSSCKFSVCSPRRSCTTPIDQYSDGAAAGDDDEVWAELRDEARSDVEDEPILRQYYSDLILSHRCLESALAAHLAGKLCVPGVVASGTLYDLLFSALAXADLRAARDRDPACAKMVHCFLYYKGFLALQAHRAAHRLWGEGRRAAALLLQGRASEAFAVDIHPGAAVGEGVLLDHATGVVIGETAVVGSDVSILHGVTLGGTGKESGDRHPKIGDGVLIGAGTHILGNIRIGDGAKIGAGSVVLKEVPARTTAVGNPARLVGGKESPVLSEGLAGLTMDQTSWSRDLL from the exons ATGGCCGCCTGCGTCGAGAACTGTCGGACCAAGTCGACCTTCCTCTGCTGGacgaccgccgccgccgccgccgccgccggcgactCCTCCTGCAAATTCTCCGTCTGCTCTCCGCGAAGGAGCTGTACAACTCCCATCGATCAATACAGCGACGGTGCTGCtgccggcgacgacgacgaagtGTGGGCTGAGCTGCGGGACGAAGCGCGGTCGGACGTGGAGGACGAGCCGATCTTGCGGCAGTACTACTCCGACCTCATCCTCTCCCACCGCTGCCTGGAGTCGGCGCTGGCCGCGCACCTGGCGGGCAAGCTGTGCGTGCCGGGCGTGGTGGCCAGCGGCACGCTGTACGACCTGCTGTTCTCCGCGCTCGC GGCCGACCTGCGGGCGGCGCGCGACCGCGACCCGGCGTGCGCGAAGATGGTGCACTGCTTCCTGTACTACAAGGGGTTCCTGGCGCTGCAGGCGCACCGGGCGGCGCACCGGCTGTGGGGGGAGgggcggagggcggcggcgctGCTGCTGCAGGGGCGCGCGTCGGAGGCGTTCGCGGTGGACATCCACCCCGGGGCGGCGGTCGGGGAAGGGGTGCTGCTCGACCACGCCACCGGGGTGGTGATCGGGGAGACGGCGGTGGTGGGGAGCGACGTGTCGATACTGCATGGGGTCACGCTCGGGGGCACCGGGAAAGAGAGCGGCGACCGGCACCCGAAGATCGGGGACGGGGTGCTGATCGGCGCGGGTACGCACATCCTGGGCAATATAAGGATCGGGGACGGGGCGAAGATCGGGGCCGGGTCGGTGGTGCTGAAGGAGGTGCCGGCGCGGACGACGGCGGTGGGGAACCCGGCCAGGCTGGTCGGAGGGAAGGAGAGCCCGGTCCTGTCGGAGGGGTTGGCGGGCTTGACCATGGACCAAACCTCATGGTCTCGTGATTTGTTGTAA
- the LOC109720974 gene encoding exosome complex component RRP42-like, giving the protein MVGLSEGEKHFIRGGIAQDLRSDGRKRLQFRSISVETGVIPQANGSARVRLGATDVIASIKAELGKPSILRPDKGKVSIFVDCSPTAAPMFEGRGGEELSNDLSVALQRCLLGGTSGAGAGIDLSSLIIVDGKVCWDLYIDGLVISSDGNLLDALAAAIKVALSNTGIPKVSVLGASSDEQPDVDVSDEEFLQFDTSGVPVIVTLTKVGRHYIVDATSEEESQMSSAISVSVNRRGQICGLTKRGGAGLDPSVVLDMISVANSVSQQLITVLDSEIAAAEASEE; this is encoded by the exons ATGGTGGGGCTCTCGGAGGGGGAGAAGCATTTCATTCGCGGCGGGATCGCGCAAGACCTTCGATCGGACGGCCGTAAGAGGCTTCAGTTCCGGTCTATCTCCGTCGAGACCGGAGTCATCCCGCAG GCAAATGGTTCGGCTCGTGTTAGGTTGGGTGCGACGGACGTCATAGCTAGCATTAAG GCTGAACTTGGGAAGCCAAGCATTCTCCGACCTGACAAAGGAAAAGTGTCTATATTTGTTGATTGCAGCCCTACAGCAGCTCCTATGTTTGAG GGCCGAGGTGGTGAAGAGTTATCAAATGACCTCTCTGTTGCACTTCAGAGATGCTTACTTGGTGGTACGAGCGGGGCAG GGGCTGGAATTGATCTCTCCTCTCTGATTATCGTTGACGGTAAAGTTTGCTGGGATCTTTATATTGATGGACTTGTCATCAGTTCAGATGGTAATTTACTGGATGCGTTAGCTGCTGCTATTAAG GTTGCCTTAAGCAATACTGGAATACCAAAAGTTAGTGTTCTTGGTGCCTCATCCGATGAGCAACCAGATGTTGATGTCAGTGATGAAGAGTTTCTACAGTTTGACACTTCTGGAGTTCCAGTTATAGTAACTTTAACCAAA GTTGGCAGGCACTATATAGTAGATGCTACATCAGAAGAGGAATCTCAAATGAGCTCTGCTATTTCGGTCTCGGTGAATAGGCGGGGGCAAATATGCGGGCTAACCAAACGTGGAGGCGCAGGATTGGACCCAAGCGTCGTTCTTGACATGATATCTGTAGCGAACAGCGTAAGCCAACAACTAATAACCGTATTAGATTCAGAGATCGCAGCCGCTGAAGCATCCGAGGAATGA
- the LOC109721409 gene encoding pentatricopeptide repeat-containing protein At4g26680, mitochondrial-like: MRDYGFLPKVRSCNAFLSSLLRFGRADIALSFYREMRRSRISPNVFTLNMVMCAFCGAGKLEKALEVFGKMESLGFSPTVASFNTLISAHCKNGLMSGAVKLKNSMGSKGLEPNAITYNTLINGFCKEGKMHEANRIFAEMKSAGLSPNTVTYNTLISGYSSINSSEMASRLFAEMVNNGVEVDITTYNALILGLCNEGKTKKAAYLVKELDKANLGPNASTFAALIRGQCKRENSERALQIYTAMKKSGFHLSRDLYMLLISTFCKNKDFEGAVEVLKELLERWMSPDEALLKELLEGLSESGKIHLADRLRSEVGNARLIPEDYFTSVPKSKEMEITC; this comes from the coding sequence ATGCGGGACTACGGCTTCCTCCCAAAGGTGCGATCTTGCAACGCGTTCCTGAGCTCGCTTCTCCGCTTCGGCCGCGCTGACATCGCCCTCTCCTTCTACCGGGAGATGCGCCGGAGCCGGATCTCCCCCAATGTGTTTACTCTCAATATGGTCATGTGCGCGTTCTGCGGGGCGGGGAAGTTGGAGAAGGCTTTGGAGGTGTTCGGAAAAATGGAATCTTTAGGGTTTAGTCCCACTGTCGCTTCTTTCAACACGTTGATCTCCGCTCACTGTAAGAATGGTCTCATGAGTGGTGCTGTGAAGCTCAAGAATTCGATGGGCAGTAAGGGTTTAGAGCCGAATGCGATAACTTATAATACTCTGATTAATGGGTTCTGCAAGGAAGGAAAGATGCACGAAGCCAATAGGATTTTTGCTGAGATGAAATCTGCGGGATTGAGTCCAAACACGGTTACTTACAATACTTTGATCAGTGGTTATAGTTCTATTAACAGCAGTGAGATGGCCTCGAGACTTTTTGCGGAGATGGTGAATAATGGGGTGGAAGTTGATATCACAACATATAATGCACTCATTTTGGGGCTTTGCAATGAAGGGAAGACGAAGAAGGCCGCTTACTTGGTGAAAGAGCTCGATAAAGCTAATCTTGGGCCCAATGCGTCGACATTTGCTGCTCTTATTCGTGGGCAATGCAAGAGGGAGAATTCCGAGCGGGCACTTCAGATTTACACAGCCATGAAAAAGAGCGGGTTTCATCTCAGTCGAGATTTGTATATGTTGTTAATATCTACCTTTTGTAAGAATAAGGATTTTGAGGGAGCAGTGGAGGTACTGAAGGAGTTGTTGGAGAGATGGATGAGTCCAGATGAAGCTTTATTGAAAGAGCTTCTTGAGGGGCTTTCCGAATCTGGGAAGATCCACTTGGCGGATAGATTGAGGTCAGAAGTTGGGAATGCGAGGCTCATTCCAGAAGATTACTTTACCAGTGTTCCTAAAAGCAAAGAAATGGAGATTACATGCTAA